Proteins encoded within one genomic window of Vanrija pseudolonga chromosome 3, complete sequence:
- the ustF2_1 gene encoding Flavin-containing monooxygenase ustF2, protein MTITQTEYFSFDRPIRKVALVGVGAAGATAVRHLRDAGLEVHAYERQGKAGGVWNWQPDVAPPLSVPTPAPSVGAFTPLSPPSTPGSEAEAKASTHAISDADRLKFNPPNPVYWNLTNNVPTTAMVYKDYPYPEGTLPNVKHSVLSEYINGYVKHFDLAKHISFWTRVEDIRRIPESEGSAHRWRVTLHKEEPVAEGQVAESWWTEDVDGLIIGTGHYNAPFIPNIEGAKEWAETWPEQVLHSNGYRYPEPYAGKNVLIVGAGTSGIDIARDLTAAAKIYLVTKPITSGPEDAKKMRQFQRSFLPDNTEGVPEIKRFLPPNKDEGVESGRVELVDGRVIEGVSLVLLSTGYQYSIPFLPQFHHDPALGPITDEQKSQLLITDGRGVLNLHRDVFFNADPTITFIGLSVNTAAFNFFEYQGIAVSRVFSGKARLPALDERLRVYERLIAEKGEGKYSHFMGKVGEIKYVRETVSWLNADADVLGAPHVQGHTQEWLANSDKIYETFALKYNIPIEQLRAERGLPEKGFAQEALEFEQQAKDVPGVAGVTAALQQTAIVA, encoded by the exons ATGACCATCACACAGACCGAGTACTTCTCCTTCGACCGGCCCATCCGCAAGgtggccctcgtcggcgtcggcgcggccggcgccacgGCCGTGCGCCACCTCCGCGACGCGGGGCTCGAGGTGCACGCGTACGAGCGGCagggcaaggccggcggcgtgtggaACTGGCAgcccgacgtcgcgccgccgctgtcggtgccgacgcctgcgccgtcCGTCGGCGCGTTCACGCccctctcgccgccgtcgacgccgggctccgaggccgaggcgaaggCTTCGACGCATGCCATCTCGGACGCAGACCGGCTCAAGTTCAACCCGCCCAACCCGGTCTACTGGAACCTGACGAACAAtgtgccgacgacggccatGGTG TACAAGGACTACCCCTACCCCGAGGGAACGCTCCCCAACGTCAAGCACTCTGTGCTCTCAGAGTACATCAACGGCTACGTCAAGCACTTTGACCTCGCCAAGCACATCTCGTTCTGGACCCGCGTCGAGGACATTCGGCGGATACCCGAGTCGGAGGGCTCGGCGCACCGGTGGCGCGTGACGCTGCACAAGGAGGAGCCAGTGGCGGAGGGCCAGGTTGCCGAGTCGTGGTGGACCGAG gacgtcgacggcctcaTCATCGGAACAGGGCACTACAACGCGCCGTTCATCCCCAACATTGAAGGCGCCAAGGAGTGGGCCGAGACGTGGCCCGAGCAGGTGCTCCACTCAAACGGGTACCGCTACCCCGAGCCGTACGCCGGCAAGAATGTGctcatcgtcggcgcgggcacgTCGGGCATCGACATTGCGCGCGACCtgaccgccgcggccaagatCTACCTCGTCACAAAACCCATCACGAGCGGGCCAGAGGACGCCAAGAAGATGCGCCAGTTCCAGCGCTCGTTCCTGCCCGACAACACCGAGGGCGTGCCCGAGATCAAGCGGTTCCTGCCGCCCaacaaggacgagggcgtcgagtcgggccgcgtcgagctcgttgacGGGCGCGTGATTGAGGGTGTGtcgctggtgctgctgtcCACGGG CTACCAATACTCGatccccttcctcccccagttccaccacgaccccgccctcggccccaTCACCGACGAGCAGAAGTCGCAACTCCTCATCAcggacggccgcggcgtgctcAACCTGCACCGGGACGTCTTCTTCAACGCCGACCCAACAATCACCTTCATCGGCCTGTCGGTCAACACGGCCGCGTTCAACTTCTTCGAGTACCAGGGCATTGCGGTCTCGCGCGTGTTCAGCGGCAAGGCGCGCCTGCCGGCGCTGGACGAGCGGCTGCGCGTGTACGAGCGCCTGATtgccgagaagggcgagggcaAGTACAGCCACTTCAtgggcaaggtcggcgagaTCAAGTATGTGCGCGAGACGGTCTCGTGgctcaacgccgacgccgacgtgctcggcgcgccccaTGTACAGGGGCACACGCAGGAGTGGCTCGCGAACAGCGACAAGATCTACGAGACGTTTGCGCTCAAGTACAACATCCCgatcgagcagctgcgcgcaGAGCGCGGCCTGCCCGAGAAGGGCTTTGCGCAGGAGGCGCTCGAGTTTGAGCAGCAGGCAAAAGACGtgcccggcgtcgcgggcgtcaCGGCCGCGCTGCAGCAGACGGCCATCGTGGCCTAG
- the Ndufs7 gene encoding NADH dehydrogenase [ubiquinone] iron-sulfur protein 7, mitochondrial, whose protein sequence is MSGILTTGLRTGSIARASSSALRPLLARPLSTSRPVADHTTTEPIPITTIANRGSNQQSLETPRNGAEYVLSTLDRVVNWARQGSMWPMTFGLACCAVEMMHMAAARYDQDRLGVVFRASPRQSDIMIVAGTLTNKMAPALRKVYDQMPEPRWVISMGSCANGGGYYHYSYSVVRGCDRIVPVDIYVPGCPPTAEALLYGMLQLQRKMRRGRAGVRWYRK, encoded by the exons ATGTCGGGCATCCTCACGACCGGACTCAGGACAG GATCGATCGCGcgggcgtcgtcctcggccctcCGCCCTCTGCTCG ctcgcccccTCTCCACCTCGCGCCCCGTGGCCGACCACACCACGACCGAGCCCATCCCCATCACCACGATCGCCAACCGCGGCAGCAACCAGCAGTCGCTCGAGACTCCCCGGAATGGTGCTG AGTACGTCCTCTCCACCCTCGACCGTGTTGTCAACTGGGCCCGCCAGGGCTCGATGTGGCCCATGACCTTCGGTCTCGCATGCTGCGCCGTCGAGATGATGCAcatggccgccgcccgtTACGACCAGGATCGTCTCGGTGTCGTGTTCCGTGCCTCGCCCCGTCAGTCGGACATTATGATCGTCGCCGGCACCCTCACCAACAAGATGGCGCCCGCTCTCCGCAAGGTCTACGATCAGATGCCCGAGCCCCGATGGGTCATCTCGATGGGCTCGTGCGCCAACGGTGGTGGCTACTACCACTACTCGTACTCGGTCGTCCGTGGCTGCGACCGTATTGTCCCTGTCGACATTTACGTCCCCGgctg tcCACCAaccgccgaggccctcctGTACGGCatgctccagctccagcgcAAGATGCGCCGTGGACGCGCCGGTGTTCGCTGGTACCGCAAGTAG
- the PEPP gene encoding putative Xaa-Pro aminopeptidase PEPP, with translation MTLETSSTASSSKLPAREHAAKVAAELVALLPEAERAGTHAVFLQGHPTTTRDDTDRELPFHQEANFNYLTGAHDVHSASVLVVFTPGSSHEVQHTLFIPPADPLETMWSVAPPTLEDAAARFDAGAIKSTAEIGSALAALAGANATLHTLPLTTEYPPLPAAVLDALKTTKAHRTELLREAFHRARLTKTDGEIERIRHANAITSGAHEVLMRELGRFAAQRAKQGGQETKVRTGHEGITAWEVESEADAEALFVATCRRMGAEQAYLPIVASGSHASTLHYVCNDRLFPSTAQPRLPGDTSFTPRRIARGCCGDVPEHSHVLPTSSLHNGAFEPQVLLVDAGSDWQGYASDVTRTIPVGNGGKFTDRAGEIYELVLRMQKETEGMVRVGAHWDELHLHAHKVLVDGFLSLGIFKGDAGEILQSGVTAAFFPHGLGHSLGLDVHDSLQLLRAEHKDLPPSTAATPAKLYTYLRIRQKLTANMVLTVEPGCYFPPQLLDTHGAWESEFVDHDVLKTYLPVGGVRIEDVVVVREGAPAENLTTAGITMDWLKSTGTLHGGPTVAVPGEILGFWELHKRYGRLAWQRLFAPSIKLAREGFALGKDLHEALTDARDWLYNDPEFIKTYTTNGVILAPGDTLKRPDYAATLELIAAEGPAALYKGEIGAAIVDAVQARGGKLSVGDLRDYTVQWSKPLVGSFRGHKVITPGAPASGAILLSALSTLDALPVPNEGAEADLHAAIEAARWAYGARLLLGDPDFVPGLDSVQASLISPEAGRARAAKIGDKTDKPDVYLPASASAQNDNGTSNISAVDSEGYIATLTTTIGSLFGSRILVPGTGVHLNDSLNDFSLAGVQNWTGYPPAEPNYARGGKRPLSSSTPYVLEAGGRPVLVGGAAGGSTIIGANAQVIRNVVDFGHSALAALAAPRFHDQVLPDATVLELASERGAKVEGFDDATAAALAKRGHIVQWWDTSRATPVAIRLLPDGTFDAAGDARKYEAGARGGSVFYAK, from the exons ATGACACTCGAGACCTCGtccacggcgtcgagcagcaagcTCCCAGCTCGCGAGCATGCGGCCAAGGTCGCTGCTGAGCTCGTTGCGCTCCTCCCCGAGgctgagcgcgccggc ACGCACGCCGTGTTCCTCCAAGGCCaccccacgacgacgcgcgacgaCACTGACCGCGAGCTGCCGTTCC ACCAGGAGGCCAACTTCAACTACCTGaccggcgcgcacgacgtgcACTCGGCGTCCGTGCTGGTCGTGTTCACGCCCGGCTCGTCGCACGAGGTGCAGCACACGCTCTTCATCCCGCCGGCAGACCCGCTCGAGACGATGTGgtcggtcgcgccgccgacgctcgaggacgccgctgcgcgctTTGACGCCGGCGCGATCAAGTCTACGGCCGAGATTGGCtctgcgctcgcggcgctcgcgggcgcgAACGCGACGCTGCACACGCTGCCCCTGACGACAGAGTACCCGCCCCTTCCGGCTGCTGTGCTCGATGCGCTCAAGACGACGAAGGCGCACCGCACCGAGCTCCTCCGCGAGGCGTtccaccgcgcgcgcctcaCCAAGACCGATGGCGAGATTGAGCGTATCCGCCACGCCAACGCCATCACGTccggcgcgcacgaggtgCTCATGCGCGAGCTGGGCCGTTTTGCtgcccagcgcgccaagcaGGGCGGACAGGAGACCAAGGTGCGCACGGGGCACGAGGGCATCACGGCGTGGgaggtcgagagcgaggccgacgccgaggccctctTCGTCGCTACCTGCCGCCGTATgggcgccgagcaggcgtACCTGCCTATCGTGGCATCTGGGAGCCACGCGAGTACGCTGCACTAtgt CTGTAACGACCGCCTCTTCCCCTCGACCGCGCAGCCCCGCCTGCCAGGCGACACGTCgttcacgccgcgccgcatcGCCCGCGGTTGCTGTGGTGACGTGCCTGAGCACTCGCATGTTctgcccacctcgtcgttgcACAACGGCGCGTTCGAGCCCCaggtgctgctcgtcgatGCAGGCAGCGACTGGCAGGGCTACGCTTCAGACGTGACGCGCACGATCCCcgtcggcaacggcggcaagtTTACCGACCGTGCGGGCGAGATCTACGAGCTGGTGCTCCGCATGCAGAAG GAAACCGAGGGCAtggtccgcgtcggcgcacATTGGGATGAGCTGCATCTCCACGCGCACAAGGTACTTGTTGATGGCTTCCTCTCCCTCGGCATCTTCAagggcgacgctggcgagaTCCTCCAGAGTGGCGTCACGGCTGCCTTCTTCCCCCACGGCCTGGGCCACTCGCTCGGCCTGGATGTTCACGACTCGCTCCAGCTGCTCCGCGCTGAGCACAAGgacctgccgccgtcgacggcggccacgccAGCCAAGCTGTACACGTACCTCCGCATCCGTCAGAAGCTCACTGCCAACATGGTGCTCACGGTCGAGCCGGGCTGCTACTTCCCTccgcagctgctcgacacgcacGGCGCGTGGGAGTCGGAGTTTGTCGACCACGACGTGCTCAAGACGTACCtgcccgtcggcggcgttcgCATCGAGGACGTTGTGGTGGTGCGTGAGGGTGCGCCGGCGGAGAACCTCACGACT GCAGGCATCACGATGGACTGGCTCAAATCCACGGGCACGCTGCACGGCGGCCCGACGGTCGCTGTCCCCGGCGAGATTCTGGGGTTCTGGGAGCTGCATAAGCGGTACGGGCGGCTCGCTTGGCAGCGGCTGTTCGCCCCGAGCATCAAGCTTGCAAGGGAGGGGTTTGCGCTGGGCAAGGACTTGCATGAG gCCCTCACCGACGCCCGCGACTGGCTGTACAACGACCCCGAGTTCATCAAGACGTACACTACCAACGGGGTCATCCTTGCGCCGGGGGACACGCTCAAGCGGCCCGACTACGCGGCGACGCTCGAGCTGATTGCGGCTGAAggcccggcggcgctgtACAAGGGCGAGATTGGCGCGGCgatcgtcgacgccgtgcagGCGCGCGGGGGCAAGCTGAGTGTCGGTGACTTGAGGG ACTACACCGTGCAGTGGTCCaagccgctcgtcggcagctTCCGCGGGCACAAGGTCATCACGCCGGGCGCGCCTGCGTCCGGCGCGATCCTGCTCTCGGCGCTGagcacgctcgacgcgctccccgTGCCCAACgaaggcgccgaggcggacctGCACGCTGCGatcgaggccgcgcgctgggcgtacggcgcgcgcctgctcctcggggACCCGGACTTCGTGCCGGGCCTGGACAGCGTGCAGGCTAGCCTCATCTCGCCCGAggctgggcgcgcgcgcgccgccaagatCGGCGACAAGACTGACAAGCCGGACGTGTACCTCCCCGCCAGTGCGTCCGCGCAGAACGATAACGGCACGAGCAACATCTCTGCCGTCGACAGCGAGGGCTACATCGCGACGCTGACGACAACGATCGGGAGCCTGTTCGGCTCGCGCATCCTCGTGCCCGGCACCGGCGTGCACCTGAACGACAGCCTGAACGACTTTAGTCTGGCAGGCGTGCAGAACTGGACGGGGtacccgcccgccgagccaaACTACGCGCGCGGGGGCAAGCGCccgctgtcgagctcgacgccgtacgtcctcgaggcgggtGGCCGgcccgtgctcgtcggcggcgcggcgggcggcagcacCATCATCGGCGCGAACGCGCAGGTGATCCgcaacgtcgtcgactttgGCCACTCGGCgcttgcggcgctcgcggcgccgcggttCCACGACCAGGTATTGCCTGACGCCacggtgctcgagctcgcgagcgagcgcggcgccaaggtcgaggggttcgacgacgcgacggcggccgcgctcgccaagagGGGGCATATCGTGCAGTGGTGGGACA caTCCCGCGCGACCCCCGTCGCcatccgcctcctccccgaCGGCACGttcgatgccgccggcgacgcgcgcaagTATGAGGCtggcgcccgcggcggctcAGTATTCTATGCCAAGTAA
- the Oxa1l gene encoding Mitochondrial inner membrane protein OXA1L, whose product MLARSLHARAALQTRAAAPSSQLAAVRKLSMAAKPSPSPVALGKRPVILPRRAALAGVAVRHLSWTPWSSSSSTPAPAAEPEAAAAAANASANPSIPINTPVPSSDIPADPVEPPLPPADHLTSTAPDNQFHSDPSSLLPQSGANSMTPTLEDLITKSGLPLEEVLNSPEAVHAAVKVSDLSLMGLEHGPLNPAGWLRDALVGLHNITALPWWATIALMTVTVRLILLRFVISNARHNVRLAAVQPQMTALMKRLSDAKTTKDQNAMQVATQNLSQLMKENDVSPFRPLLMPLMQMPFFLAFFYALRRLADAPLPQLKEGGFGWVMDLTVADPYYILPMTSIALQLLVLHFGADGSAQARAQSQLAHMRNGLTVASPFLVYFVSQFPAAVLFYWTTANTFTLIQALALQQNWVKKLFRIPPAPVIAPPPEDSYVNPNPGFKDTWGVVKNFHRDSFAPMLERANLAKQAKEEAAALAKEKEIRSNARAGTGLLTERVQEPRRSAFLEADAAASSSSPSEPVVRLSREEEKRQRIQAAREKRSRQQ is encoded by the exons ATGCTCGCAAGGTCACTCCACGCAAGGGCAGCCCTCCAGACGAG GGCAGCCGCCCCTTCGTcccagctcgcggcggtcCGCAAGCTGTCAATGGCTGCCAAG ccgtcgccgtcgcccgtcgcTCTTGGAAAGCGCCCGGTCATTCTACCGAGGAGAGCagccctcgccggcgtcgccgtccgccaCCTGTCTTGGACGCCGtggtcgagctcctcctcgacgccggcaccggcggccgagcccgaagccgccgccgccgctgccaacgcTTCGGCCAACCCGTCGATCCCGATCAACACGCCCGTCCCCTCATCCGACATCCCCGCCGACCCCGTCGAGCCGCCTCTCCCTCCCGCCGACCACCTGACGTCGACTGCGCCAGACAACCAGTTCCACTCGGACCCTTCGTCGCTCCTCCCGCAGTCCGGCGCCAACAGCATGACGCCcacgctcgaggacctgATCACCAAGTCGGGCCTTCCCCTCGAAGAGGTGCTCAACTCGCCCGAGgccgtccacgccgccgtcaaggtATCGGACCTGTCCCTCATgggcctcgagcacggcccGCTCAAccccgctggctggctccgtgatgccctcgtcggccttcaCAACATCACCGCCTTGCCATGGTGGGCGACGATTGCGCTCATGACGGTCACCGTCCGACTCATCTTGCTGCGATTCGTCATCAGCAACGCGCGCCACAatgtccgcctcgccgctgtccaGCCTCAAATGACGGCGCTCATGAAGCGTCTCAGCGACGCCAAGACAACGAAGGACCAGAACGCCATGCAGGTCGCCACACAGAACCTGTCCCAGCTGATGAAGGAAAACGATGTTTCGCCCTTCCGCCCGCTTCTCATGCCCCTCATGCAGATGcccttcttcctcgccttcttctACGCGCtccgccggctcgccgacGCACCGTTGCCGCAGCTCAAGGAAGGCGGCTTTGGCTGGGTCATGGACCTCACAGTGGCGGACCCCTACTACATCCTCCCCATGACCTCGATCGCCCTCCAGCTTCTTGTCCTCCActttggcgccgacggcagtGCCCAGGCTCGCGCCCAATCTCAGCTGGCTCACATGCGCAACGGTCTCACTGTCGCCTCACCTTTCCTGGTCTACTTTGTGTCGCAGTTCCCAGCA GCCGTCCTGTTCTACTGGACTACAGCCAACACCTTCACCTTGATCCAGGCCCTCGCCCTTCAGCAGAACTGGGTCAAGAAGCTTTTCCGGATCCCTCCTGCCCCGGTCATTGCCCCACCTCCAGAGGACTCATATGTCAACCCAAACCCAGGATTCAAGGACACGTGGGGGGTGGTTAAGAACTTCCACAGGGACAGCTTTGCCCCCATGCTTGAGAGGGCCAATCTCGCGAAGCAGGCAAAGGAAGAGGCGGCTGCCCttgccaaggagaaggagatcCGCTCCAATGCCCGTGCCGGCACTGGTCTGCTCACCGAGCGTGTTCAGGAGCCCAGGCGCTCGGCCTTCCTCGAGGctgacgccgctgcctcATCGTCATCCCCTTCTGAACCTGTCGTTCGCCTgtcgcgcgaggaggagaagaggCAGCGTATCCAGGCGGCTCGCGAGAAGCGTTCGCGTCAGCAGTAA
- the Cab39l gene encoding calcium-binding protein 39 family protein: protein MNFFNRSRTRTPVESVRALRENIGRLGTAMSAEQKKRVTEENSRLIATVKACLCGEGDVDSTPETVTAVANEVYNQDLLSQLVTNLPRLEFEARKDVGHIYNTLLRRQIGTRLPTVELIVNKPDIIFNTLKGYADADIALNTGMILKEMLRYEPLAKILLHSEQFYTFPKYIEDTTFGISCDAFANMKETLTKHKTMVATYLERNYDRFFNMYNTLIMSNNYVTKRQSLKLLGEILLDRANYSIMTKYIASEANLKLMMNFLRDRSRNIQFEAFHVFKVFVANPNKPPEIARILRRNKDRLLVFLKDFHNDKDDDQFNDEKQFLITQIERL, encoded by the exons ATGAACTTCTTCAACAGGAGCAGGACTCGCACGCCAGTCgagagcgtgcgcgcgctccgcgaAAACattggccgcctcggcaccgCCATGTCCGCCGAACAGAAGAAGAGG GTTACAGAGGAGAACTCGAGGTTGATAGCCACTGTCAAGGCATGCCTCTGCGGCGAGGGTGATGTCGACTCGACGCCCGAGACGGTCACGGCTGTTGCCAACGAGGTGTATAACCAGGACTTGTTAAGTCAGCTGGTCACCAACCTTCCGAGACTCGAGTTTGAG GCGAGGAAAGATGTCGGACACATCTACAACACTCTCCTCCGCAGGCAGATCGGAACACGTCTGCCTACGGTCGAGCTTATTGTCAACAAGCCCGATATCATCTTCAACACGCTCAAGGg ATACGCAGATGCAGACATTGCTCTGAACACTGGTATGATCCTCAAGGAAATGCTGCGGTATGAGCCTCTGGCTAAGATCCTCCTCCACTCTGAACA GTTCTACACCTTCCCCAAGTACATTGAAGACACGACATTTGGCATCTCTTGCGACGCGTTTGCGAACATGAAG GAGACCTTGACAAAACACAAGACAATGGTCGCAACATACCTGGAGCGCAATTATGACCGG TTCTTCAACATGTACAACACGCTCATCATGTCCAACAACTACGTGACGAAGCGTCAATCGCTCAAGCTGCTTGGCGAGATCCTGCTGGACCGGGCAAACTATTCGATCATGACAAAGTACATTGCGTCAGAAGCCAACCTCAAGCTCATGATGAACTTCTTGCGCGACAGGAGCCGCAACATTCAGTTTGAGGCGTTCCACGTGTTCAAG GTCTTTGTTGCCAACCCAAACAAGCCACCAGAGATTGCACGTATCCTACGCCGAAACAAGGACCGCTTGCTCGTGTTCCTCAAGGACTTCCACAACGACAAGGATG ATGATCAGTTCAACGACGAAAAGCAATTCCTCATTACGCAAA TCGAGCGCCTCTAG
- the VTI13 gene encoding Vesicle transport v-SNARE 13, with protein sequence MDNSPTALFENYDEDLNQLLSSLKGKLEGDVKQLKGEPRKALLKKVGDELDEAEEIIAQMEVEIPSMPLSIRKTFQDKLTGSKSSVDRIKKQVRDVRAETQRAELLSGPGFPSDDPYRDEPDASAFNARTRLLAGTEQLDESSRRLDNAHRIALETEDVGTDILRNLRGQREHIEHTREMLTHADSNIDRASGTLKKMIYKMYQQKFVTGAIIAVLVLLIIIVIWSKLFG encoded by the exons ATGGACAACTCACCAAC CGCTCTCTTCGAGAACTATGACGAGGACCTCAACCAGCTCCTCTCAAGcctcaagggcaagctcgagggcgacgtgaAGCAGCTCAAGGGCG AGCCCCGCAAAGCGCTTCTGAagaaggtcggcgacgagctcgacgaggccgaggagatt ATCGCCCAGATGGAGGTCGAGATCCCTTCCATGCCGCTTTCGATCCGCAAGACCTTCCAGGACAAGCTCACCGGGTCAAAATCGTCGGTCGACAGGATCAAGAAGCAGGTC CGTGAcgtccgcgccgagacgcAGCGTGCCGAGCTCCTCTCCGGCCCAGGCTTCCCCTCGGACGACCCATACCGGGACGAGCCTGACGCCTCGGCTTTCAATGCCCGCACCCGCTTGCTTGCCGGcaccgagcagctcgacgagagcTCACGCCGCCTGGACAATGCGCACCGCATCGCGCTGGAAACGGAGGACGTCGGTACCGACATTCTCCGCAACCTGCGCGGACAGCGCGAGCACATCGAGCACACCCGCGAGATGCTCACGCACGCCGACTCGAACATTGACcgggcgagcggcacgcTCAAGAAGATGATTTACAA GATGTACCAGCAGAAGTTTGTCACTGGTGCCATTATCgcggtcctcgtcctcctaATCATTATTGTCATCTGGTCCAAGTTGTTTGGTTAG
- the AAED1_0 gene encoding Thioredoxin-like protein AAED1 produces MERARRRSLPSINELAQVQLGGTSGRRARASYGTFAATSAALPAASPPMPGDGDDDDDDDEFEYDGATATTETEVASFDDDDDGYYRSAEEATGALAALCGVARYSDLVSSWAGIPGVPEEAEEVEQLDDGDGESGMATAAGTATGRTSAATGHSRSFSVEEMLDEDPGSACRPLVEPQPLLDALKAAQGFDEHAIPTRAELWAASIGTVIDETGQPHHFREFFPDWSEKSGLFGLRAPSPSPSAGRDAAQPRTVVFFIRALLCGQCQDYVRTLASLDLAAIAAANVRVVIITNGSWRGIRRYREMFHCPFEIYTDPTLKVYKALGMSPRISNLEHLVSVFRAPKDRPAYHRKGPFTQVVLGTANVARLGVLNIGSITQMGGEFVLLPGYRCTYAHRMPNKYMHDEAADVLRAAGVRFPLAEQASEEGDNASLLVGNGQFLREREHEVVEKKAEKGEKEKKMKAVAAAPARLDPHPGRHQLRKYYV; encoded by the exons atggagcgcgcgcgacgccggtCCCTCCCTTCGAtcaacgagctcgcgcaggtgCAGCTGGGCGGCACCAgcggccgccgtgcccgcgcAAGCTACGGCACGTTCGCGGCCACCTCTGCGGCTCTgcctgccgcctcgccgccgatgccaggcgacggagacgacgacgacgacgacgacgagttcgagTACGACGGCGCGACCGCCACGACCGAGACGGAGGTGGCGTccttcgacgacgacgacgacgggtaCTACCgctcggccgaggaggctACCGGCGCCCTGGCGGCGCtgtgcggcgtcgcgcggtACAGCGACCTCGTGTCGTCTTGGGCTGGCATCCCGGGCGTGCcagaggaggcggaggaggtggagcagctcgacgacggcgacggcgagtcgggcatggccacggccgcgggcacggcgacgggccgCACGTCTGCCGCGACGGGCcactcgcgctccttctccgtGGAGGAgatgctcgacgaggaccccgggtcggcgtgccgcccgctcgtcgagccgcagccgctgctcgacgcgctgaaAGCGGCCCAAGGCTTCGACGAGCACGCGATCCCGACGCGGGCAGAGCTGTGGGCCGCGAGTATTGGCACTGTGATCGACGAGACGGGGCAGCCGCACCACTTCCGCGAGTTCTTCCCCGACTGGAGCGAGAAGTCTGGCCTGTttggcctgcgcgcgccgtcgccgtcgccctcggccggccgcgacgccgcccagccccgcACGGTCGTCTTCTTCATCCGCGCCCTGCTCTGCGGCCAGTGCCAGGACTATGTCCGcaccctcgcctcgctcgacctcgcggcgatcgccgccgcgaATGTGCGCGTGGTCATCATCACCAACGGGAGCTGGCGCGGCATCAGGCGCTATCGCGAGATGTTCCACTGCCCGTTCGAGATATACACGGACCCGACGTTGAAGGTGTACAAGGCGTTAGG CATGTCCCCGCGCATCAGCAACCTCGAGCACCTGGTCTCCGTGTTCCGCGCCCCGAAAGATCGCCCAGCATACCACCGCAAAGGGCCCTTCACGCAAGTGGTGCTGGGCACGGCCaacgtcgcgcgcctcggcgtgctcaacATCGGCTCGATCACGCAGATGGGCGGCGAGTTTGTGCTTTTGCCCGGGTACCGCTGCACGTACGCGCACCGCATGCCCAACAAGTACAtgcacgacgaggcggccgacgtgctccgcgccgcgggcgtgcGGTTCCCGCTTGCTGAACAGGCaagcgaggagggcgacaacGCGTCCCTGCTCGTTGGGAACGGCCAGTtcctccgcgagcgcgagcacgaggtcgTTGAGAAGAAGGCTGAGAAGGGAGAAAAGGAAAAGAAGATGAAGGCtgtggcggccgcgccggcgcggctcgACCCCCACCCCGGCCGTCACCAGCTGCGCAAGT ACTATGTGTAA